In Ovis aries strain OAR_USU_Benz2616 breed Rambouillet chromosome 13, ARS-UI_Ramb_v3.0, whole genome shotgun sequence, the following are encoded in one genomic region:
- the LOC101113259 gene encoding spleen trypsin inhibitor I-like, with product MKMNRLCLSAALLFLLVILVDGTPEDINKSHDHGYVMTYGGRNENHPAASKPAFCLKPKLIGPCKAKKVRYFYDAKTGQCQRFFYGGCKGNLNNFQTIALCMKTCDHAAWSRRRHGKSHAPKL from the exons ATGAAGATGAACCGACTCTGCCTCTCTGcagcccttctcttcctcctggtTATCCTGGTGGATGGCACCCCAGAGGATATTAACAAGAGCCATGACCACG GTTATGTGATGACTTATGGAGGACGAAATGAGAACCATCCAG CAGCTTCTAAGCCTGCCTTCTGCCTGAAGCCTAAATTAATAGGTCCCTGCAAGGCCAAGAAGGTCAGGTACTTCTACGATGCCAAGACCGGGCAATGCCAACGCTTTTTCTACGGTGGCTGCAAAGGGAACTTGAATAACTTCCAAACCATAGCGCTGTGCATGAAGACCTGCGATCATGCGGCGTGGTCCCGGAG AAGACATGGGAAGAGTCATGCTCCAAAACTCTGA